A stretch of DNA from Anopheles nili chromosome 2, idAnoNiliSN_F5_01, whole genome shotgun sequence:
TATCTGCTTCTCGATGGCTTCTGCTTCCTCGATTTTACCGATTCGCCTGTAGTATTCGGCCCATTCCGCGCTGTAGTCAGCCTGGCCACCgacttgttgttgctgctgctgttgcggtgcTCCAGCTCCTGCGGCTGCCATCACTGTTTGACCTTGCACATTTTGATTAGCTTTTGTTcgttggattttgtttttacaaaacaacaaaGTAACGTAATAATACATAATTGGAGGGAAAAGCATAAAAGGAAGCAACCAAGAAAGGATGATCGATGTTGAATAGGTGTAAAAAGAGGtaataatataaaaacaaaGAGCGTAGGAAAGCACCATGTGCAATGCCGCATGGATAGGAAAATAATAGAGTAATAAAATAGCAAGTGAAtgaagaaattgaaaacaataataCAGACACAAAACCAGAATAAGCCACGACCCAGAAATGTCGATCagcaaaggagaaaaaagtaCAGAGAAAATTTCATTAACACATCGTCCAGAGAATGACCCAGTGATAGATGGAAATGCAAGGGCAAGGTGGGTTACTACTGGGAAAATTATGCGCGAGAGATCATGAGGGTTAGAAGATCGTTAAAGTTGTAACAAAAGGATGAAATTACCTGCCATCGTTCCTTGGGCGGCTTGACGCGCTTTAACCTGCTGTTCGATCATTTCCGCTTCGCGATGCATTCCCATTTgcctgcaaacaaaaaccagcagTTAGTCTGGATGGTATTACGAAAGCCAATTAGATGTTGTTCGCTTACTTGTAGTACTCGATCCACTGTTGCGAGTAATCAGCCtgtggctgttgttgttgctgagcagcagctgctgcagcagccgccgcagcTGAAGCAGCATTTGCCTGTGCCGACTGCTGCTGATCCCAACCTCCCTGCGACTGGTAACCACCACCCCAGCCTCCCTGCTGGTACGCATTAggaccgccaccaccaccaccgcctccacctccgccaccggcaccgttGTTCTGGTACTGGTTCACGGAGACCGACGTCGACCCGACATACACCATGTTGATCTCCATGTTAATCTTGTCCTGGATCAACCGCTTCGCCTCGTCGACCTGGTGCTGTTCGCCTTTGCAGGTGAacgttttttcgttcgtttgattcTGCGACACCTTGCGGTCCATCTCCGTGTGAGCGCCGGACTGCTGATTGATCTGCTTAATCGTATCACCACCGCGACCGATGATGATCTGCAAAGGAAGCATGTGCGCGCAAATTAATCACCCATCCTTGTACTTGAATAGGACACGCGTTACTTACACCACACTTCGATACCGGCACCATGAAGGTGTACTCCAACCGCGTCACTTGAGGGGCGTTGTAGTTGTTGTAGTTGTTATCAGCATTGGAATTGCCACCCATACCGCCCCGGCCACCATGGCCTCCGCCATCCCCGCCTCCACCGCCGCCGCGAACTCCACCACcctgttgcagctgctgctcgcGACGCAACACGCTGTCGATCAGCTCCTCGATCATTCGCTTTCCATCCTCGACCTGAGCCTTCGAGCCGAGAACTATGCAGCGTCGATCGCCGGGACTGTCTCCACGGCCCTGTATGAACTGCAGCTTGCAACCCGATTCGCCCTGGATTTTCTTGATCATCTCGCCGCCCTTGCCGATAACAACCCCGACGGCTGCCTTCGGTACGAACACCTCCGCCTGCTCGGCACCGTTCATGTTTTGCCGCTGCGAGTAGGCGTCCTTTTCCTGGATCAGCTCATATACCAGCTGCTTCGCGTGCTCCACCTTCTGTGGGTCGCCGGAAATGCGCAACGGTTTCTCCATCTCCTGCCCGGGCCCGTCCTGGATTATCACCATCTTCGCTCCCGTCTTTTCCTGCAGCTGCTTTATTGTTTCTCCACCCTTGCCGATGATCAGCCCCACCTTCGAGCCTGGTATCATCATCTCCTGGTACGTGCCGAATCCTCCGCCGCTGCCGCCTccacctccgccaccgccTCCTCGACCACCATTGCCACCGCCTCCAcctcctccgccaccaccaccaccaccctgaTGATTGCCGTTGTCCATCTGGCCGTTGTTCACCATCTTGCTGATCAGTTCGCGCACACGCTGGCTCGGGTCCTGCGAACCAACGCCTCCGGGAGCGCTCGGGGAGTTAaagttgttgctgttgttactGTTATTCTGCGACAGACGGGCGGCTACTGCTGCAGCTTGGGCGGCGGCTTGCATCGCAGCCTGACTCATGCCAGTAGGCGAGCTAGCATTATTGTACTCAGTCTGTCCACCGAACTTCTTCAATTCTGGCCCCGAATCGTGATCGTCGTGTGGTCTCTTCACTGGTTGgtgaggctgctgctgctgctgctggtgaccACCCGGGTGTATCTTAGCGGCAATCTACGGGCAAAGAGGAGACGGAGAACGTGACACATGAAATAAGATGTGTAATCTCGAGGAAATATTCGAGGAACGCGAATGTTCAAGGATATTCCGTGTTTCAACCCCGTTGCTACCTTAAGCGAGAAGCATCGGGATTTCTTGGAAATCCACCGCAAGTTAGCCATCTTGCTAGTGTGAGGTAACGTTACAATATCATCACACGTCTCGTGTTCTATTATCGAATGGAAGATAATTTCATGGGCCCCATGGGCCGTGATTTAAGCTTTACCCCGGTGATATGGAAATTATcacttccctttttttgctagcATAACACAAAGCGACTCCCttgtttctctccctctcactctctctctctctctgcgaaGGTTCGCCGCCTAACGTTGATGCTAATTTCGGTAGCGCGCGCGGCACAGCCGTCGTACACgcactttttccctttttttctgaacCACGGCGCGCCATCTGACAGACGCGTCAAATTTTAAGGCTATGGCCGgggaaagagaaacaaagagagagagagcgagagagtgcgCACCCGAGAGACTTGCTTGGGGAGTAGCTGCTATGTTACCAACACAGAAAAAGCAGGGCAACATCGTAGGGGGGAAAATCCGCACCAAACTGACAGACAGCCTCGATTCGCCACGATAAGACAAAAAGGAGAGCGCGCGCGGAAGGAACCACAGGGACTTTTCATCGTATCCGCGTACCCCCAtgcacacagcacacacacacacacacacacatacacacgcagaATGCGCGCACGCATATTCGCGGTGTTCAGCGGTTTCGATGATCCGCCGTCTAAGCGAGGCACGCGTTTACAgggcacatttttttctttttttagagAGAGATGGAATATCACCTCATTTCGACGCGACAAGGTGTGCAAGGTGCAAGGATGAGAAGCTGCTCGCAGAAACCGaccacacatgcacatgcaacTTACGATTGccacagccagccagccagcaggaAGGGTAGCTCCAAAATGCGTTCGCCGAATGCACACAAAGGGCCACAGAGGATAACTTGTTGTCCACACTTTGCTGTGTTTCGGTTTGCTTAACCTCACACAATCGCTTGAACTTCGTATGGATCTCGCCAAAGCCGACCGAGATGAacgaaaaaggatcaaaaacTGAACCGCATGCACACGTACCTTCTTTTCGCACCGTACCGTAGAGTTAAGTGTGTGCGCTCACAGCCAACTAGGGACACATTGTAAATCATGCATGGCTAGCTAACACATTACACAAAACGCCTAAACTAGTCCTCGCGCTCGGTtacgggaaggaaaactcacGCACCAGGGAAAGCGGCTTGGTGGGATGTGTGGTGTGTGCGATCCGCGAATAAATAGGAACTTCCTCGCGGGTGCACTCAGCAGACACCCTTTCGCCGGTCGCACGGGTTTCACACCTTTCTTCACATTTGGCGATGGTGGCCACCGAATGCGAAAAAGGGGGCCGCAGCCGCCGCAAACGCTTCTgtctgctcttttttttttcttcccccgaAACTATCACACGGTGGCGCGCGCGGCTGGTGCTCTAATCACGAAACATAACGACGAGAACGAACGGTGACgtgacgaaacgaaacgtgtgAGCACggttgaacgaaaaaagaaaagaacggaaaagaaaacatcgatCCAAtccgccaccgtcgtcgtcgtcagtcGTGTGTGCCCGGAAGGAGCTCTCGGTCGCGTATTGGAAAACACACAGCCGCCGCGGcctactactactgctgttgctgctgctgcgcctAGCCTAGAATGCAAGTGGTGTGTAGCGCGAATAAAGGTGGCGCTGCGCTGCGGCGGCTACACCACCATGTTGGAAATgctttttatcgattttcccccTTGGTGTTTCCACGGgctgtgcacacacacactcaccctgCCACACGCACATCAGCGCGGATCGGCGTGAAACGACACGCACACATCGCTACACACGACGCACCCGCCGGTGCGAGATTGAGCGCGCCGCCTAGCTATGACAGGCGGCTTTTTGCGGCTTCAATACATTGGCACACCCAGCCTAACGGGTGTGGTGTTGTTGGCTGTCTGTGCGCGCGCTAACCACGGCCGCCATTTTCAAGCAAGGGGCaatgaaggaagcaaaaaaaactcgacACCGCGATTGTCGTCCACCTTTACGACGATGGGAATGTGGCTCCTCGTTAGGAGGAGACATCGTTACTTCAAAAACCACATTTAGCGtgcatttgttgttttttctttgcttaaTGCACACTCGACGCCTTTCGTTCGCCCATACTAGCAAGAAAGCAGCGTCCGCTTTCCATCGAAACCCCCTGGCATTGCCCACACCCGTGTTTCCCTCTTCCCATAGCCCTTTACTCACTTGTTTGGCTCTCTGTAAAGCGGCTGCAAATGCTGACGATTGACTAAAATTTTGCGAGTTCTGGTTGGAATAATCACTCATTATTAAAAGAAATGAACCGATAAAGTAAAAACGTTTCCACTGCCGGAAGTCAACACCGAATCCGGGGACTAGCTTGTCGCTGTCGCGCTGGCTGCTCTGCTGGGAGGGAGAAGGGAGTTTTGCTGAGCTGCTCTAGCTGGTTCGAGGGTTCGTGTACACTATTCTCGcaagcctctctctctctcgtccgcTTCCTTCCACTTCCAACTGCCTGCGCTGCTGCTAACGCCGCCGTTTTGATGGAACCCACGACCTTTGCTCACGACAAACCACACGGGAAGATGCTGCTTCCGCCGCAGAACGCTACTTTCTTTTAGTGCTGAATGGAATGGGGTGGTGCCGTCCAGCGCCGACCGATGCGAAGGGCTTGCGTGGGAGCTATAAGTGGACACGGATGTGCGCCTCCTCTGGCGCTACGCTCCAAAACTTTTCGATGCTTCACAGCACACCACAAACCAGTACCTTCTCTATGGTTTACGCGATCTCTTCTTCTTTAACTCCGTCTTAACGGAAAACACGCCAAGATCTTTTCGCTGTGTATCTCCACGTTCTtgcgctctttttctctctctctctctctctcgtctgcGCTCCCGTCTCtcattcgctttcgttctctttcgctctcacgctcaggatgctgctgctgctgctgttgttggttgaTCCAGCCCCTGCCACAGGAGGACTTGAACTTTTCTTTCCGCTCGGTTCCGGggccgtttccgtttttttgctcgatTGAATCTTTCCAAGAAGCGTCGTGAGTCACATCACGATTGCAGTAACAGGAACAAGGTGGCGGAACTTAAAATCACCAGTGCGGCCGGCGACCAGAGCACATTGGACAGAAATTATAAAACTAAAGAAAAAGGAGCTATGATGCTACTAGGCACGgatggaaatgatttttttccacacatcACACGCAGTTCTCGAACGTCTTGCCACACCGAAGGAACTCGAAACTTTTTATGTGCGTCTGACagaaattttccatcgccaagCCTCGGATGTCAATCCCGCTTACGGGTGCTTCTACACACACCACGAACGATGGCGAGACGTCATCTCGCCTGCAACGTCAATCGATCCAATGCTCTGGCGAGACGAGCGTGTGCTCATAATTCTTTTACGATTTATATCTATTTTCACTATGTACTGTGAAGAACTTCAAAAcatgattttcaattaaaattatgattaaataaaatatgatgtTTAACACACAATAATTTCTATTTTGAGTCATAGTGCTCTCAACAGTTTGTCATCCAACGCATGCTCAAGGTGTCAAACCATTAACCTTACGAATCacaaaccgaacaaaacaaaccgtttTGTTCACTCGAACAGGttagaaacgaaaaacacgcATCAAAATGTTTAAAAGCTACATAGATTGCATAGAATAATGTATATGAGAAATTTACGGGAGAGCTGTAGCTTTGGTTCTCGACGGCATTTCCATGAACGGGTGTTATATTTGGTCTATATTTCAATACAAGCATTTATAAcgagacacataaacgacatATTAAAATGTGAACAAATGGCAACGTACTGATTAGATGAATATACGCACGTTCAGCATTGTGATACGGTAAGTTTACGTTTTTACTCAACGTTGTTACATTTATTACATTGATCATTTTATCCCGTCTTCCATCACGCGGACTGTATGGTGTGCCGTGGATTTCTAGAAATACGAGGGGCACAATCGAATGAGAGTTATAGAACTAAAACACGCCTTTTCGTCGAATTTTGTTAGAATTTTGCCATTATCTAAAAAACCTTAGTCCCTTCTTCGCTTTTTGTCGCCTGTTTCTAATCGTTTGCGGTCCCGATGCCCGCAAGATGGGCCGATTTTATAGTGTAGTTTTCTTCCAAAtacgtttttcttcattgtaGATGATTAAAGCCTTAATAAactctgtttcttttttttaccacacCTTCCATCCCGTATCGTCCACTATCCTCTCGTGTATCGGGACATAATTTCCCcgcttgttttgtgtgcattcaatgtttgtgtgtgcatgacTCTTCGGTGCGATTCTACTGCAAACTACTGTAATGGCTACCTAATATGCTGCGCTTGGATTGATGTCCATTTCTATTACTCTCCACCGTGTTATACGCGCGAAATAACCCTGTCAACCGCCAGCGTGTGCAAAATAGAAGGGACTCGTTTTTGAACGGACTGATTCTTGCGTTCAACGAACGACGGTGTAACCATTCCTTCACACTACCAGCTATTCTCCATGCTCACTACACTACCCTAACCCGCTTCCTCCTAGCAATGTATCCTAacagtgtttttgtttgtgtgttgtgtcCCACCATGCTGTAGGTGTATCATTTGTATGTTCGCACTGTGTCGCATCtctgtgtatatatatatatatatatatatatatatatatatatatatatatatatatatatatatatatatatatatatatatatatatatatatatatatatatatatatatatgtatatatctaAACGACACATTGTTGCGGATTCATATGCTCATATGAATATGCAACTCAAATCTTGCTTCACGTTCCGGGTTACAGATTCTGTACATACCAATCAATATCGCACTGAGGCCCACGGCAACTGATATGCcgaaatttttgtttttctctcctaGCTATGCAATCTGCATCATACGCCCTTCGCTTGTGTTGTAACCAgttaaagaaaagaaaaacatatttatatatgttaCGTGCGACATAATCTTCCTTTTTGAAGTTTTTACGTCGATATTAGCTGCAAATAGAATGAAACCTTCGTTACACTGGAATTGCTTCTTCATGCTGCGTCACGGATAATATACTTACAGATTTGACTGTTGCCTTGATGAAATCCTTTTTATGCGATAAATCGTGTTGCGGGTATTTAGCGTACACCTTCTTGCACACCGTTTTCATCGTTATTTCCTCCAGATTTGCCTCATCCAGGATCTCTTTCAGGTATTCTTTGATATCATCCTCCTGCAATGGGCCACGAGAATTGTTAGTTATGGGTGCTGCCACAGCATggccaaaccaaacaaacttACACTCGGCGGGGCAGCCGTATCTGTCTCCTTTTCCTGTTTGGCCTTCTTGACTAACGGCTTCTCGTCCTCCGATTCGTTGTCGTCCAGCTCAGGCTCCTCTtcatcttcctcttcttcctcttcctcgtcCTCTTCACCAGAAGAGCTACGGTCACGTCCCCGTTTTGATTTCTTCGCGCTGGTTACTGCTGCCGCCCGTTTCGGTTGTCCTCGTCCTGCGAAAATACGAAGCCTTCAGCAAATGACACAAGACATACCCTAACAGGTGTGCATACCTTTTGCAGGGGTTGAATTTTTCGCCTTATTGTTGGTTACTGCAGCCGAGCGTCCACCACCTCGTACCGTGGCCATCGACTTCCGTTTCGGTCGTTCGCTATCTTCGCTATCgacttcctcttcctcctcggattcttcttcttcactctcGGTATCCGCCTTGCGCTTCCGACCCCTAGCTCTTGGTGACTGTCGCGCGGTAGTACTTGGTCGTCCGCGATTGCCACGTGccggtgttgttttcttttttcgctggtCCTCCTGCAAATGGCACAAGCAGATACGAAATTAAAGCTATCACGCCATAAGAAAACGCTGCCTGGTGGTATTAATACCTCACTGAAATCATCGTCGCTAGCGCTCTCCTCTGATTCATCGTCGCTGTAGCGCTTCCGCACGTTCCGTGCCGAGGTTCGACTTCCGCGTGCCGGCGCACGAGCAGATCTTCGTTTACCAGCATCAGAGTCCGATCCAGCGGAAGGGTTATACTGCAAACATAGGCTTAGTATATTAAGCTATCGGTTTGTCGAGGTTTCATCGAAACGAAGTACAACACTTACATCAGATCCGCTGTCCGATCCACGGCGAGCCCGTCGGCCTCGACCCACTTTAACtgtttcttcctcttcctcctcggAGGTGGTGTAATCTACGTATAAGGAATTATCTGGAGTGATTATGTAggtagaaaaaggaaaaaagaaataaaaatcgaactAAAACGGTACATTTCCCAGAGACGTGCGAGAGAATTCATATTCCTAGTGTCAGTAAGATGCCcaaagcacacgcacaaatGCAAATAAAGTTGTTAGTTGCAGTTAAGTAAGAATCAATGCAATGGCCCTTGAATTCTACTGTTACCCATAGTGCGTAAAAACCCAATCCAGAAGCATTGGACAAAATATTGTACAAGGATTCAACCAAAATCAAGTAGTACTCATAATCGAAGTTTAG
This window harbors:
- the LOC128721605 gene encoding far upstream element-binding protein 1, with product MSDYSNQNSQNFSQSSAFAAALQRAKQIAAKIHPGGHQQQQQQPHQPVKRPHDDHDSGPELKKFGGQTEYNNASSPTGMSQAAMQAAAQAAAVAARLSQNNSNNSNNFNSPSAPGGVGSQDPSQRVRELISKMVNNGQMDNGNHQGGGGGGGGGGGGGNGGRGGGGGGGGGSGGGFGTYQEMMIPGSKVGLIIGKGGETIKQLQEKTGAKMVIIQDGPGQEMEKPLRISGDPQKVEHAKQLVYELIQEKDAYSQRQNMNGAEQAEVFVPKAAVGVVIGKGGEMIKKIQGESGCKLQFIQGRGDSPGDRRCIVLGSKAQVEDGKRMIEELIDSVLRREQQLQQGGGVRGGGGGGDGGGHGGRGGMGGNSNADNNYNNYNAPQVTRLEYTFMVPVSKCGIIIGRGGDTIKQINQQSGAHTEMDRKVSQNQTNEKTFTCKGEQHQVDEAKRLIQDKINMEINMVYVGSTSVSVNQYQNNGAGGGGGGGGGGGGPNAYQQGGWGGGYQSQGGWDQQQSAQANAASAAAAAAAAAAQQQQQPQADYSQQWIEYYKQMGMHREAEMIEQQVKARQAAQGTMAANQNVQGQTVMAAAGAGAPQQQQQQQVGGQADYSAEWAEYYRRIGKIEEAEAIEKQIAANKALQVQAVAAAAAVAAATGGNQPGGPGGAGGGQYGGGGGGPQQQGPGGYGGQQYQQYYGGGGGGGGGGGGGGQPGYAGYPYGGGYPGQGGAGSQNQSNASNQDKN